The following proteins come from a genomic window of Paenibacillus swuensis:
- a CDS encoding YheC/YheD family endospore coat-associated protein yields the protein MLRKPHQPRYVGIMICERGGALPFPERDYFRKLCLLGHSLGMTVYIFSPEWVRFENNRTVGYTYNGKITAWEKSVFPLPNVLYDRCYYANKMRYDLHAPLISKLRKLKGIRFMGYGLKGKWDVQQALHNHENMLPHLPYTELYQTSRGLSSFLNTHGEAFLKPHAGSHGKGVMHLIKKAESTFELKGRNPQNSPFHITFRNEQTMLQWVRRFMGTRRYLIQEYLKLTTTEGEPYDIRSLVQKDGGGNWRTTGMAVRKGKQGSITSNLAGGGHAEEVIPFLSNQFDQEQADTILTVLNHLSSTIPEALEQQHGRLAELGIDLGVDTQGRVWILEVNSKPGRSVFTQLNDLNARKNSVKYPIQYARYLLDRQLGG from the coding sequence ATGCTACGTAAACCTCATCAACCGCGTTATGTCGGCATCATGATCTGTGAACGCGGAGGCGCTCTGCCATTTCCCGAGCGCGATTACTTTCGAAAGCTTTGTCTCCTTGGGCACAGCTTAGGGATGACTGTCTATATTTTCTCACCGGAATGGGTGCGTTTTGAAAACAACCGTACCGTGGGGTATACGTATAACGGCAAGATTACCGCCTGGGAAAAAAGTGTGTTCCCTCTGCCCAATGTGCTCTACGATCGTTGCTACTACGCGAATAAGATGAGGTACGACCTTCATGCTCCGTTGATCAGCAAGCTAAGAAAGCTGAAGGGAATCCGATTCATGGGATATGGCTTGAAAGGGAAGTGGGATGTGCAACAGGCGCTGCACAATCATGAGAACATGCTGCCTCATCTCCCTTATACGGAACTGTATCAAACCTCCCGAGGACTTAGCTCGTTCCTGAACACGCATGGAGAAGCATTCCTCAAGCCCCATGCGGGAAGTCACGGTAAGGGTGTTATGCACCTGATCAAGAAGGCTGAGAGTACGTTTGAACTTAAGGGCAGGAATCCACAAAATTCACCTTTTCACATTACATTTCGGAATGAACAAACAATGCTTCAATGGGTGAGACGCTTTATGGGCACCCGGCGTTATCTCATCCAGGAATACCTTAAATTGACTACAACCGAAGGGGAACCTTATGACATTCGTTCTTTGGTGCAAAAAGACGGCGGAGGGAATTGGCGAACGACAGGCATGGCGGTCCGCAAAGGAAAGCAGGGCAGTATAACCTCCAATTTGGCCGGAGGGGGTCACGCGGAAGAGGTTATTCCCTTCCTGAGTAACCAATTCGACCAGGAACAAGCCGATACGATTCTGACTGTGCTAAACCATCTCTCTTCTACGATTCCCGAAGCCCTGGAACAACAACACGGAAGGCTTGCTGAGCTGGGTATCGACCTCGGGGTGGATACCCAAGGCCGTGTATGGATATTGGAAGTTAATTCTAAACCGGGCAGATCCGTTTTCACTCAATTGAACGACCTGAACGCACGTAAAAATTCCGTCAAGTATCCCATACAATACGCCCGGTATCTTTTGGATCGGCAACTAGGAGGATAA
- a CDS encoding YheC/YheD family endospore coat-associated protein, producing MSITNCNVHFTAQTDKAIYVSGALLKQLNLGGRKSVSFRLGKESIQATVRTIKRKGNHLYLPSGIRNTIRVPKSGNIMVLSNTDEVHIGPLIGILTDGTGRSGALPFSGRTGFIKQLLKAGHNKAYFFAFTPRDIDWQRDMVTGYFLNESNGFTRKTVPLPDVVYNRLPSRIAEGSGSMESFKEKFVKRKIAFFNWSFFSKWEVYNMLDGEQEAYKHVPESFLNPTPERIKEQLEKHSFVYLKPTGGSLGRGIYRLTYHPKKGYFARFRRGGSNVLLRFSNFNSLMRMLHNGNKSRMKNYVLQQGIRLIEIDSCPIDFRFHLHKNGKNQWVVAGIGAKKAGKGSITTHVKNGGQLMTPEQALSRVFGGRSDEVLEEAKKVSIKMAEAIERNYKHTIGELGLDIGVDKDEEIWMFEANAKPGRSIFKHPSLRGEGKQSLTYIFEHCMYLSKFRVRKDG from the coding sequence ATGAGCATAACCAATTGCAACGTACACTTTACCGCGCAAACCGACAAAGCGATCTATGTTTCCGGCGCTTTGTTGAAACAGCTTAACCTGGGAGGACGGAAATCCGTTTCCTTCCGCTTAGGCAAAGAGTCCATTCAGGCCACGGTGCGAACGATTAAACGGAAAGGAAATCATCTATATCTTCCTTCCGGCATCAGGAACACGATACGCGTACCGAAATCAGGCAACATCATGGTGCTGAGTAACACAGATGAAGTGCACATCGGTCCGCTCATCGGCATTTTAACCGACGGTACCGGCCGGAGCGGCGCATTGCCTTTCAGCGGTCGTACCGGCTTCATCAAACAGCTGCTGAAGGCGGGCCACAACAAAGCTTATTTCTTTGCGTTTACGCCGAGAGACATTGATTGGCAACGAGATATGGTAACAGGCTACTTTCTAAATGAGAGCAACGGCTTCACCCGAAAAACCGTTCCCCTGCCGGACGTTGTCTACAATCGCCTGCCTAGCCGAATCGCCGAAGGCTCCGGATCCATGGAGAGCTTCAAAGAAAAATTCGTGAAACGTAAAATTGCTTTCTTCAACTGGAGCTTTTTTAGTAAATGGGAAGTTTACAACATGCTGGACGGCGAACAGGAAGCTTACAAACACGTGCCAGAGTCCTTCCTGAACCCGACGCCCGAACGGATTAAAGAGCAGTTGGAAAAGCACTCTTTTGTCTATCTGAAGCCTACAGGAGGGTCTTTAGGCCGCGGTATTTACCGATTGACGTATCATCCCAAGAAAGGTTACTTTGCCCGGTTCCGAAGAGGCGGATCGAACGTGCTCCTTCGGTTCAGCAATTTCAACTCCCTCATGCGCATGTTGCACAACGGCAATAAGAGCCGAATGAAGAATTATGTGTTGCAGCAAGGGATTCGCCTGATTGAAATCGATTCCTGTCCCATCGACTTCCGTTTCCATCTACACAAGAACGGCAAAAATCAATGGGTCGTAGCGGGCATCGGTGCAAAGAAAGCGGGTAAGGGCAGCATAACGACGCATGTAAAGAACGGCGGACAGCTGATGACGCCGGAACAGGCGCTAAGCCGGGTATTCGGCGGAAGATCCGATGAAGTGCTGGAGGAAGCGAAGAAAGTGTCAATCAAGATGGCGGAGGCTATAGAGCGAAACTATAAGCATACCATCGGCGAGCTGGGACTGGACATCGGTGTCGATAAAGACGAGGAAATCTGGATGTTCGAGGCCAACGCTAAACCGGGACGCTCCATCTTCAAGCATCCTTCTTTACGCGGTGAGGGTAAGCAGTCGTTGACTTATATCTTTGAACATTGCATGTATTTAAGCAAGTTCCGTGTAAGAAAGGATGGTTAA
- a CDS encoding YheC/YheD family endospore coat-associated protein — protein sequence MDIHLHDVSHKPVLAILTVDDDNGLFRGNRNNFIDLIKTGRDLGFLVYVATCKELKLNNKRIIGFTYNAESKTWLQQLFPLPHVVYNRIPFRKDELLPESQRAIDSCLRHPNIRIFNPAFFNKWHLFEWLKKSKSTRKYIPATRKLTTAAEFGKLLKQHTVLYLKPERGKAGVGIMRAKQTTNKEHPFRLTVQDEKGSHTYRFTTLSKLWSKLSRFTGDEDYIAQQGIQLASVSQRPFDLRLLVQKNYKGQWDVTGIGARVAGVLSITTHVPRGGSIDDPEKLLTVSFGSEIAKKLMVKAKHAAHLIARQVEKGAGHSLGEMSMDMGVDEKGNIWFFEANAKPMKFDEPHIRKKSLERIFQYSMHLSKHWQVKSGGG from the coding sequence GTGGACATTCACCTGCACGACGTCAGCCACAAACCCGTCTTAGCCATTCTTACCGTGGATGATGACAACGGTCTGTTCCGGGGAAATCGCAACAATTTCATTGATCTGATCAAGACGGGGAGAGATCTGGGGTTCCTCGTCTATGTGGCGACATGTAAAGAATTAAAGCTTAACAACAAACGCATTATCGGTTTTACTTACAACGCGGAAAGCAAGACATGGCTGCAGCAGCTGTTCCCGCTTCCTCATGTGGTCTACAACCGTATCCCCTTTCGCAAGGATGAGCTGCTTCCCGAGAGTCAAAGAGCGATCGACAGTTGCCTGCGCCACCCCAATATTCGGATATTCAATCCCGCGTTCTTTAATAAATGGCATCTCTTTGAGTGGCTGAAGAAATCCAAGAGCACCCGCAAATACATTCCCGCAACTCGTAAATTAACCACTGCCGCGGAGTTCGGCAAGCTGCTTAAGCAACACACCGTCCTCTATCTGAAACCGGAACGCGGAAAAGCCGGCGTAGGTATTATGAGAGCCAAACAAACGACGAACAAGGAGCATCCCTTCCGTTTAACGGTGCAGGATGAAAAAGGCAGTCACACCTATAGGTTCACAACCCTCTCCAAGTTGTGGAGCAAGCTGTCCCGCTTCACCGGAGATGAAGATTATATCGCCCAACAGGGAATTCAGCTGGCAAGCGTGAGTCAGCGTCCGTTCGACCTGAGATTGCTGGTGCAGAAAAACTACAAAGGACAGTGGGATGTGACGGGCATCGGCGCCCGTGTGGCGGGGGTGCTTAGCATTACCACTCACGTTCCGCGCGGCGGTTCAATAGATGATCCGGAGAAGTTGCTGACGGTATCCTTTGGCAGTGAAATCGCCAAGAAACTCATGGTAAAAGCAAAGCATGCCGCGCATCTGATCGCCAGACAGGTGGAGAAAGGCGCGGGACATTCCCTAGGTGAAATGTCCATGGATATGGGCGTTGATGAAAAAGGGAATATATGGTTTTTTGAAGCCAATGCGAAACCGATGAAGTTTGACGAGCCCCATATTCGCAAAAAATCGCTTGAACGTATATTTCAATACAGTATGCACCTAAGTAAACATTGGCAGGTCAAGTCGGGAGGCGGCTAA
- a CDS encoding N-acetyltransferase, whose translation MRIHAITPDRYHRFNKGVQQFAKRHGDGRITRGALRLAEAALADSSSSKGNQLLLMSDQGDIAGVSLVLGYGEIAAIVIVHSEYRGRRVAPQLISRHVADLGAYTCNVAVHNTPSLKMCFRAGLTAVGLFTGPTGVPTLRFIHPGSFVTSTNLNQSG comes from the coding sequence GTGCGCATTCACGCAATTACACCCGACCGGTATCACCGGTTTAACAAGGGCGTGCAACAATTTGCCAAACGGCATGGTGACGGCCGCATCACACGGGGCGCTCTGCGCCTGGCTGAAGCCGCTTTAGCCGATAGCTCCTCCTCCAAGGGAAATCAACTGCTCCTGATGTCGGATCAAGGAGACATTGCCGGAGTCAGCCTAGTGTTGGGATATGGCGAGATTGCCGCTATAGTCATTGTTCATTCCGAATACAGGGGACGCCGGGTGGCCCCGCAGCTGATTTCGCGACACGTTGCCGATTTAGGAGCCTATACGTGCAACGTAGCCGTCCATAATACACCTAGCTTAAAGATGTGTTTCCGTGCAGGACTGACCGCGGTGGGTCTGTTTACAGGACCAACAGGTGTGCCCACACTGCGGTTTATCCATCCCGGCAGCTTCGTGACTTCTACAAATTTGAATCAAAGTGGGTGA
- a CDS encoding YheC/YheD family endospore coat-associated protein, translated as MTLYLNNRKYIEERSVFQKMIVAGNGLGLASFVFTPEDIDRSRNLINAQFYDTSKARWTRKWTSFPTLIFDRCRYQPNKRFHQLQNFRKTYPKLVYLNRPISNKWVIYEIMMKNSRIRPHLPETKLCMRVKDVTDFLGRYNLVYLKPKNGTGGRGILRIERMTNQIYLIQGRDHNRKIITPQRVTRSQITERLKNWQLPGRYLIQQGIQLKLKDGRVHDYRLLIQKNGTGNWEVTGCAGRIGAHRSITSNLHGGGQAVKMDDLLGRWFDNEDKIREVKQTADDLALEVSHFVEDKYGKLCELALDLAIDKEGHVWLLEINPKPAREVFKQIGESDTYTKAISRPMEYALWLYRQKKAAKVAASAKRKGMK; from the coding sequence ATGACCTTGTACCTGAACAACCGTAAATATATTGAGGAACGCTCTGTGTTTCAAAAAATGATCGTCGCCGGCAACGGGCTGGGCCTGGCTTCGTTCGTCTTTACACCGGAAGATATTGATCGTTCCCGCAATCTGATTAACGCTCAATTCTATGATACAAGCAAAGCGCGCTGGACCCGGAAGTGGACTTCGTTTCCCACCCTGATTTTCGACCGATGCAGATACCAGCCGAATAAGAGGTTTCATCAGCTTCAGAATTTTCGTAAAACCTATCCCAAGTTGGTCTATTTGAACCGTCCGATCTCCAACAAATGGGTCATCTACGAAATTATGATGAAGAACAGCCGCATTCGTCCTCACTTGCCCGAGACCAAGCTATGTATGCGGGTCAAGGACGTGACTGACTTTCTGGGAAGATACAATCTCGTCTATCTGAAGCCGAAGAACGGCACCGGGGGACGGGGCATCCTGCGAATTGAGCGAATGACAAATCAGATCTATCTGATTCAAGGAAGAGATCACAACCGCAAAATTATAACACCTCAGCGCGTAACCCGCAGCCAAATTACCGAACGATTAAAGAACTGGCAGTTACCGGGTCGTTACCTCATTCAACAAGGCATTCAGTTGAAACTGAAAGACGGACGGGTTCACGATTACCGCCTGCTTATTCAGAAGAACGGAACAGGCAACTGGGAAGTGACCGGTTGTGCCGGCCGAATCGGCGCCCACCGCAGCATCACCTCCAATCTCCACGGCGGAGGTCAAGCGGTGAAGATGGATGATCTGTTAGGCCGTTGGTTCGACAACGAAGATAAAATTAGAGAAGTTAAGCAAACCGCGGATGATCTTGCTTTGGAAGTTTCCCATTTTGTCGAAGACAAGTACGGCAAGCTGTGTGAGCTGGCGTTAGACCTGGCCATTGACAAAGAGGGGCATGTCTGGCTGCTTGAGATCAATCCCAAGCCGGCACGCGAAGTATTCAAGCAAATCGGTGAGAGCGACACCTACACCAAGGCCATCTCACGACCTATGGAATATGCGCTGTGGCTCTACCGTCAGAAGAAGGCGGCTAAAGTGGCCGCTTCCGCCAAACGGAAAGGAATGAAATAA
- a CDS encoding hemolysin family protein has translation MEHFEWGKIALNLSLVLFLVLLNGFFVAAEFSLVKVRQSRLTQLVNEGNKRAKYALTVNKKLDAYLSATQLGITLASLGLGWVGEPAINELIVEPLFHKFGFDMTSSWMHTISFAIAFLVITFLHIVIGELAPKSLAIQKSELTSLWLSGPLMLFYKLFMPAIWFLNGAANRLLKLFGVEPASEHEAAHTEEEIRILVTQSAKTGHIDKDEMRLVDNIFEFSERLAREVMLPRTDMECLYTSVPFEENLRTVYATKHTRYPVAHEDKDDIIGFVHITDMLTTDLTSNPDIRSMVRPILNVPESMEISQVLKLMQRKASQLAIVVDEYGGTAGMLTTEEILEEIVGEIHDEFDKGYRPSIEVLDHITSVEGRTLLEEVNDMFGLHMEDEEVDSIGGWMFKQLEGNLEENRKVEVGNYVFEAAEMDRLRILRVHIYQKDKKPVKDL, from the coding sequence TTGGAACATTTTGAATGGGGAAAGATTGCGCTAAATTTAAGTTTGGTCCTATTTCTTGTATTACTGAACGGATTTTTTGTGGCTGCGGAATTCTCGTTGGTAAAGGTTCGTCAGTCTCGTTTAACCCAACTGGTGAATGAGGGAAACAAACGCGCGAAGTATGCATTAACGGTGAACAAGAAGCTGGATGCTTATTTATCCGCTACGCAACTTGGGATCACGTTGGCTTCCCTGGGACTGGGTTGGGTAGGGGAACCTGCCATTAATGAATTGATTGTGGAACCGCTGTTCCATAAATTCGGTTTCGATATGACAAGTTCCTGGATGCATACCATCTCCTTTGCCATCGCGTTCCTGGTCATTACCTTCTTACACATCGTCATCGGGGAGCTGGCTCCTAAATCGTTGGCCATTCAGAAGTCTGAATTGACTTCGCTTTGGCTTTCCGGACCGTTAATGTTGTTCTACAAACTGTTCATGCCGGCTATATGGTTTCTGAACGGAGCCGCGAACCGCTTGCTTAAACTTTTCGGTGTGGAGCCTGCAAGCGAGCATGAAGCCGCCCATACGGAGGAAGAAATTCGAATTCTGGTCACACAGAGCGCCAAGACCGGTCATATTGACAAAGATGAGATGAGGCTTGTTGATAATATCTTCGAGTTCAGTGAGCGCCTTGCGCGGGAAGTGATGTTACCGCGAACAGATATGGAATGCTTGTATACCTCGGTTCCATTTGAAGAAAACTTGCGTACGGTTTATGCGACCAAACATACCCGATATCCTGTAGCCCATGAGGACAAGGATGATATTATCGGATTTGTGCACATTACGGATATGCTCACAACGGACTTAACGAGCAATCCCGATATCCGTTCCATGGTTCGTCCCATTCTCAATGTTCCGGAATCCATGGAGATCAGCCAGGTGTTGAAATTAATGCAACGCAAGGCGTCTCAGCTGGCCATTGTTGTGGACGAGTACGGAGGTACCGCCGGAATGTTAACAACCGAGGAAATTCTGGAGGAAATCGTAGGCGAGATTCATGACGAGTTCGATAAAGGCTATCGTCCGAGTATCGAAGTTCTGGATCATATCACTTCGGTAGAAGGGCGCACGCTGCTCGAGGAAGTGAATGATATGTTCGGACTGCATATGGAGGATGAAGAGGTAGACTCCATCGGAGGCTGGATGTTCAAACAGTTGGAGGGTAACTTGGAAGAGAATCGCAAGGTGGAAGTAGGTAATTATGTATTTGAAGCGGCTGAAATGGACCGGTTGAGAATATTGCGTGTCCATATCTATCAGAAGGATAAGAAACCTGTAAAAGACTTATAA
- the yfkAB gene encoding radical SAM/CxCxxxxC motif protein YfkAB, whose protein sequence is MNNPSLLYPTAWPVSPENDPWDPIVSLRKYGKHVLTSVEMTITNLCNMRCEHCAVGDSLTMREGAKLPLKLILDKLDQVEHLETISITGGEPSYDKTTVDQYILPILKYAKERGIKSQLNSNVTLDYSRYESMLPWLDVMHISFNYLNAEHFHEVGFANSGHEVKLTAAAKLYERMVENTTKLSREGMFVSAESMINYRTHDKLVDIHRLIHEMGCGRHEVHPMYPSSFAAGLPLLTLDQIRNAVDRLLDERRPELWMLFGTLPFFACNPFQDDQKLLNKLKQTPNVTVRNDPDGRNRLNLNLFNGDVFVTDFADMPSFGNISDESLDSIFDRWLAHPVGQTVDCHCPAANCCGPNLLVADAYYKSVDFKSRKAIFA, encoded by the coding sequence ATGAATAATCCATCATTACTATATCCGACAGCGTGGCCTGTTTCTCCTGAAAATGATCCGTGGGACCCCATCGTTTCCCTCCGCAAATACGGCAAACATGTTCTAACTTCCGTTGAAATGACCATAACCAATCTGTGTAACATGCGCTGTGAGCACTGTGCGGTAGGGGATTCCTTAACGATGCGGGAAGGCGCTAAACTCCCTCTGAAGCTGATCTTGGATAAACTGGATCAAGTGGAGCATTTGGAAACGATCAGTATTACCGGCGGCGAGCCGTCTTATGATAAAACAACCGTAGACCAGTATATTTTACCGATTCTGAAATACGCTAAGGAACGCGGCATTAAATCCCAGCTGAATTCGAATGTCACCCTTGACTATAGCCGGTATGAATCCATGCTGCCTTGGCTCGATGTGATGCATATTTCCTTTAATTATTTAAATGCCGAACACTTCCATGAAGTTGGATTTGCCAACAGCGGGCATGAAGTGAAACTGACAGCCGCTGCGAAGCTTTATGAGCGTATGGTGGAAAATACGACGAAACTGAGCCGTGAGGGTATGTTCGTTTCGGCTGAATCGATGATTAATTACAGAACGCATGATAAGTTAGTCGATATTCACAGGCTGATTCATGAGATGGGCTGTGGGCGGCATGAAGTGCATCCGATGTATCCAAGCTCGTTTGCGGCTGGATTACCCCTGTTGACGCTGGATCAAATCCGTAACGCAGTTGATCGTTTACTGGATGAGCGCCGTCCTGAATTGTGGATGTTATTCGGTACGCTGCCCTTTTTTGCATGCAATCCGTTTCAAGATGATCAAAAATTGCTTAATAAGTTAAAACAAACACCGAACGTAACCGTTCGCAACGATCCGGACGGGCGAAACCGGCTGAACCTGAATCTGTTTAACGGGGATGTATTCGTCACTGATTTCGCGGACATGCCGTCATTCGGCAACATATCCGATGAGAGTCTGGACAGCATATTCGACCGCTGGCTCGCTCACCCGGTAGGTCAGACTGTGGATTGTCATTGCCCTGCCGCGAATTGCTGCGGTCCAAACCTGCTAGTTGCGGATGCCTATTACAAATCGGTGGATTTCAAATCGAGAAAAGCGATCTTCGCTTAA
- a CDS encoding HD-GYP domain-containing protein, producing the protein MERPVMRLIPIHRCEPGMKLGRKIYNEEGLVLLSEQVELTGGLIRRLEQMGIAYIYIADARTEDVTIPDLISDDTRRRVMFEIRSNFKRIMDEAGRKRNVVQPTMGKDFRNVMQVLIDDLGSHKDAMIMLTNMSITDLYLYEHSLNVCIYSTMLGMADGYNREELMTLGLGALLHDVGKTKIPVEILHKPHALSESEFETMKKHAELGFRILKDEPNIPLLSAHCAFQHHERMNGTGYPRGIGGEDIHDYAKWIGLVDSYDAMISHRVYRKAMLPHQAMEMLYTGSGTLYEQSKLEAFRDKVALYPVGVSVMLHSGEKGVVVDINSSFPQRPIIRVLQDAEGQDLKQMYEIDLSKNLNVMIAQVNDQFV; encoded by the coding sequence ATGGAGAGACCGGTAATGCGATTAATCCCTATACATAGATGTGAACCCGGTATGAAACTAGGCAGGAAGATTTACAATGAGGAAGGTTTAGTTCTTCTTAGCGAGCAAGTCGAGCTTACAGGAGGACTCATCCGACGGCTGGAACAAATGGGAATCGCCTATATCTATATAGCGGACGCGCGAACAGAGGACGTGACGATTCCGGATTTAATTTCGGATGACACCCGCAGGCGGGTGATGTTTGAAATCCGCAGTAATTTTAAGCGGATCATGGATGAAGCGGGACGTAAGCGGAATGTAGTTCAACCTACGATGGGCAAGGACTTTCGCAATGTGATGCAGGTACTGATTGATGATCTGGGCAGCCATAAGGACGCTATGATTATGCTTACGAATATGAGTATCACAGATCTGTACCTGTATGAACATTCATTAAATGTGTGTATCTATTCCACGATGTTGGGTATGGCGGACGGTTACAACCGGGAGGAACTGATGACGTTGGGTCTCGGTGCGTTGCTCCACGATGTCGGCAAGACGAAGATCCCTGTAGAAATTCTCCACAAACCTCACGCGTTGTCCGAATCCGAATTCGAGACGATGAAGAAGCATGCTGAACTTGGCTTTCGAATACTGAAGGATGAACCTAACATACCTTTGTTATCGGCGCATTGCGCGTTTCAACATCACGAAAGAATGAACGGAACGGGATATCCGCGGGGGATCGGCGGCGAAGATATCCATGACTATGCCAAGTGGATCGGATTGGTTGATTCGTATGACGCCATGATCTCGCACCGGGTCTATCGGAAGGCGATGTTGCCGCATCAAGCGATGGAAATGCTGTATACAGGATCGGGAACGCTATATGAGCAAAGTAAATTAGAAGCGTTTCGGGATAAGGTGGCGCTCTATCCGGTCGGTGTGTCCGTGATGCTGCATAGCGGCGAGAAGGGTGTGGTCGTGGATATCAACTCCTCTTTCCCTCAAAGGCCGATTATCCGTGTTTTGCAAGACGCCGAGGGGCAAGATCTGAAGCAGATGTATGAAATCGATCTCTCCAAAAACTTGAATGTCATGATCGCCCAGGTCAATGATCAATTCGTGTAA
- a CDS encoding bifunctional metallophosphatase/5'-nucleotidase, with amino-acid sequence MQRLIVLHTNDIHSHFEQMPGIAGVVGYYKQHYAPEELLVLDIGDHMDRSRVETEGTGGAANIELMNLTGYEAVTLGNNEGLTFTREELREAYEGRTRFPVLCANLTELETGLPPAWVEPYRLVDKGGIRVALIGVTAAFSPFYEALGWAVSDPLDTVRELTALLRPQADLIVVLSHLGIREDEEMAGIIPGIDCILGAHTHHVLDPPLRIGGAAVCGAGKFGQYVGKAEFSFDRTTRRVSYTGGSCIEVDGFAGAPEPAARAAAAIAAGRARGEAALGGVVAALDVPVPLEWHRESPLGNLLAAGLRRWTGAEIGLVNAGQLLAGLPAGPVTAATLHAICPGPINPCSMLLSGRDLRRSLEECLLPAFTGKEIRGFGFRGKVLGTLAVSGLTIRYNPRGPEGNRITSIRVGDELLNEDKDYKVGTIDMFTFRIGYLSLSQGKDLQFQLPEFLRDVLAAEIQNPQALLESHNQNFIPIDGS; translated from the coding sequence ATGCAACGATTGATTGTGCTGCATACGAATGATATACATAGCCACTTCGAACAGATGCCCGGCATTGCCGGCGTGGTGGGTTACTATAAGCAGCATTACGCGCCGGAAGAGCTTCTGGTGCTGGATATCGGGGACCATATGGATCGGTCCCGCGTCGAAACCGAGGGGACGGGCGGAGCCGCAAACATTGAGTTGATGAACCTTACAGGATATGAAGCCGTGACGCTCGGCAACAACGAAGGACTCACGTTTACCCGTGAGGAACTGAGAGAAGCCTACGAAGGGCGAACCCGGTTTCCCGTGCTCTGCGCGAATCTCACAGAGCTTGAAACCGGGCTCCCGCCCGCATGGGTGGAGCCGTACCGCCTGGTCGATAAAGGCGGGATCCGGGTTGCGCTGATCGGCGTAACGGCGGCGTTCTCGCCGTTCTACGAGGCTTTGGGCTGGGCTGTGAGCGATCCGCTGGACACCGTGCGGGAGCTGACGGCCCTGCTTCGCCCGCAGGCGGATCTGATCGTGGTGCTGTCGCATTTGGGCATCCGCGAAGACGAAGAGATGGCCGGGATCATTCCCGGCATCGACTGCATCCTCGGCGCCCATACGCACCACGTACTGGATCCGCCGCTGCGCATCGGCGGCGCCGCCGTCTGCGGCGCGGGCAAGTTCGGGCAGTACGTCGGCAAAGCCGAGTTCTCCTTCGATCGAACGACCCGCCGCGTGTCTTACACGGGCGGGTCGTGCATCGAAGTCGACGGCTTTGCCGGCGCGCCCGAACCGGCCGCCCGCGCAGCGGCGGCCATCGCCGCCGGCCGGGCCCGCGGCGAGGCCGCCTTGGGCGGCGTCGTTGCCGCGCTGGACGTCCCTGTGCCACTGGAGTGGCACAGGGAGTCTCCGCTAGGCAACTTGCTCGCGGCGGGCCTCCGGCGTTGGACGGGCGCCGAAATCGGCCTCGTCAACGCCGGACAGCTGCTGGCCGGGCTGCCGGCGGGCCCGGTCACCGCAGCGACGCTGCACGCGATCTGCCCGGGGCCGATCAACCCGTGCAGCATGCTTCTGAGCGGCCGCGATCTGCGACGGTCGCTCGAGGAATGCCTCCTTCCCGCCTTTACAGGGAAGGAGATCCGGGGTTTCGGCTTCCGCGGGAAGGTGCTCGGCACGCTGGCGGTTTCAGGCCTGACGATCCGTTATAATCCGCGTGGCCCTGAAGGCAACCGTATTACGTCCATTCGCGTAGGAGATGAGCTGTTGAACGAAGACAAGGACTACAAAGTCGGCACCATCGATATGTTCACGTTTCGCATCGGCTATCTGAGCTTAAGTCAGGGGAAGGATTTGCAATTTCAATTGCCGGAATTTCTCAGGGACGTGCTGGCAGCGGAAATTCAGAATCCCCAAGCGCTGCTCGAATCCCATAATCAGAATTTTATACCAATAGATGGGTCTTAA